One Camelina sativa cultivar DH55 chromosome 3, Cs, whole genome shotgun sequence genomic window carries:
- the LOC104778504 gene encoding uncharacterized protein LOC104778504 isoform X1 codes for MAFSPSSPPCLRSLLPSPPLFHRQSSFLVPRIQSLAFGSFRKHELLRRSALREWREYEDAVKRKDLAGALRFLKSIENDDQRDAKLSGLAALELERDWQVLDACLNADDMRLVGSAFRFLKERGLLANFGKFSSIVLEGTREVTPTVLKSATGLEVTKLSPKKWGLSGASSIALAAFLGGVSYLLSQEIDVRPNLAVILGLAYMDSVFLGGTCLVQISCYWPPHKRRIIVHEAGHLLVAYLMGCPIRGVILDPIVAMRMGVQGQAGTQFWDQKMESEIAEGRLSGSSFDRYSMVLFAGIAAEALVYGEAEGGENDENLFRSISVLLEPPLSVAQMSNQARWSVLQSYNLIKWHKAAHRAAVEALQVGSPLSIVIRRIEEAMSSSR; via the exons ATGGCTTTTTCTCCGTCGTCTCCACCATGTCTCAGATCTCTATTGCCTTCCCCTCCACTCTTTCATCGCCAAAGTAGCTTCCTTGTTCCTCGCATACAGTCTCTAGCCTTCGGTAGCTTCCGGAAACATGAGCTGCTGAGGCGGAGCGCGCTCAGGGAATGGCGTGAATACGAAGATGCTGTGAAGAGAAAAGATCTTGCCGGGGCTCTTAGATTCCTCAAATCTATCGAAAATGATGACCAGCGTGATGCTAAGTTAAGCGGTTTGGCAGCTCTTGAATTGGAGAGGGATTGGCAGGTTTTAGATGCGTGTTTGAATGCAGATGATATGAGACTTGTTGGAAGTGCATTTAGGTTTCTCAAGGAGAGAGGTCTTTTGGCCAACTTCGGCAAATTCAGCAGTATTg TTTTGGAGGGAACAAGAGAGGTTACACCTACTGTCCTCAAGTCTGCAACTGGCTTGGAAG tGACTAAACTTTCACCAAAAAAGTGGGGACTTTCTGGTGCTTCTAGCATTGCTCTGGCTGCTTTTCTGGGTGGAGTCTCCTATCTCCTTTCTCAGGAGATTGATGTGCGGCCAAACCTTGCTGTCATCTTGGGTCTAGCTTATATGGATTCCGTTTTTCTTGGTGGTACTTGTTTAGTCCAAATATCATGCTACTGGCCGCCACATAAGCGTAGAATCATTGTTCACGAAGCGGGTCATCTTCTTGTTG CATATCTCATGGGCTGTCCAATCCGTGGTGTGATATTGGATCCGATTGTTGCAATGCGTATGGGGGTTCAAGGCCAG gctGGAACCCAATTCTGGGATCAAAAGATGGAGAGTGAGATTGCTGAGGGACGACTTAGCGGTAGCTCATTTGATAG GTATAGCATGGTACTTTTTGCTGGTATTGCAGCTGAAGCGCTAGTTTATGGTGAGGCTGAGGGTGGGGAGAATGATGAAAATCTTTTCAGGAGCATCTCAGTCCTTCTGGAACCACCGTTGTCAGTTGCTCAG ATGTCGAATCAAGCCAGGTGGTCTGTTCTACAGTCTTACAATCTGATCAAGTGGCACAAGGCGGCACATAGAGCCGCTGTTGAAGCTCTCCAAGTGGGAAGTCCTCTTAGCATTGTTATTAGAAGGATTGAGGAAGCAATGTCTTCAAGCAGATGA
- the LOC104778504 gene encoding uncharacterized protein LOC104778504 isoform X2, whose amino-acid sequence MAFSPSSPPCLRSLLPSPPLFHRQSSFLVPRIQSLAFGSFRKHELLRRSALREWREYEDAVKRKDLAGALRFLKSIENDDQRDAKLSGLAALELERDWQVLDACLNADDMRLVGSAFRFLKERGLLANFGKFSSIVLEGTREVTPTVLKSATGLEVTKLSPKKWGLSGASSIALAAFLGGVSYLLSQEIDVRPNLAVILGLAYMDSVFLGGTCLVQISCYWPPHKRRIIVHEAGHLLVAYLMGCPIRGVILDPIVAMRMGVQGQAGTQFWDQKMESEIAEGRLSGSSFDSMVLFAGIAAEALVYGEAEGGENDENLFRSISVLLEPPLSVAQMSNQARWSVLQSYNLIKWHKAAHRAAVEALQVGSPLSIVIRRIEEAMSSSR is encoded by the exons ATGGCTTTTTCTCCGTCGTCTCCACCATGTCTCAGATCTCTATTGCCTTCCCCTCCACTCTTTCATCGCCAAAGTAGCTTCCTTGTTCCTCGCATACAGTCTCTAGCCTTCGGTAGCTTCCGGAAACATGAGCTGCTGAGGCGGAGCGCGCTCAGGGAATGGCGTGAATACGAAGATGCTGTGAAGAGAAAAGATCTTGCCGGGGCTCTTAGATTCCTCAAATCTATCGAAAATGATGACCAGCGTGATGCTAAGTTAAGCGGTTTGGCAGCTCTTGAATTGGAGAGGGATTGGCAGGTTTTAGATGCGTGTTTGAATGCAGATGATATGAGACTTGTTGGAAGTGCATTTAGGTTTCTCAAGGAGAGAGGTCTTTTGGCCAACTTCGGCAAATTCAGCAGTATTg TTTTGGAGGGAACAAGAGAGGTTACACCTACTGTCCTCAAGTCTGCAACTGGCTTGGAAG tGACTAAACTTTCACCAAAAAAGTGGGGACTTTCTGGTGCTTCTAGCATTGCTCTGGCTGCTTTTCTGGGTGGAGTCTCCTATCTCCTTTCTCAGGAGATTGATGTGCGGCCAAACCTTGCTGTCATCTTGGGTCTAGCTTATATGGATTCCGTTTTTCTTGGTGGTACTTGTTTAGTCCAAATATCATGCTACTGGCCGCCACATAAGCGTAGAATCATTGTTCACGAAGCGGGTCATCTTCTTGTTG CATATCTCATGGGCTGTCCAATCCGTGGTGTGATATTGGATCCGATTGTTGCAATGCGTATGGGGGTTCAAGGCCAG gctGGAACCCAATTCTGGGATCAAAAGATGGAGAGTGAGATTGCTGAGGGACGACTTAGCGGTAGCTCATTTGATAG CATGGTACTTTTTGCTGGTATTGCAGCTGAAGCGCTAGTTTATGGTGAGGCTGAGGGTGGGGAGAATGATGAAAATCTTTTCAGGAGCATCTCAGTCCTTCTGGAACCACCGTTGTCAGTTGCTCAG ATGTCGAATCAAGCCAGGTGGTCTGTTCTACAGTCTTACAATCTGATCAAGTGGCACAAGGCGGCACATAGAGCCGCTGTTGAAGCTCTCCAAGTGGGAAGTCCTCTTAGCATTGTTATTAGAAGGATTGAGGAAGCAATGTCTTCAAGCAGATGA
- the LOC104778504 gene encoding uncharacterized protein LOC104778504 isoform X3: MAFSPSSPPCLRSLLPSPPLFHRQSSFLVPRIQSLAFGSFRKHELLRRSALREWREYEDAVKRKDLAGALRFLKSIENDDQRDAKLSGLAALELERDWQVLDACLNADDMRLVGSAFRFLKERGLLANFGKFSSIVLEGTREVTPTVLKSATGLEVTKLSPKKWGLSGASSIALAAFLGGVSYLLSQEIDVRPNLAVILGLAYMDSVFLGGTCLVQISCYWPPHKRRIIVHEAGHLLVAYLMGCPIRGVILDPIVAMRMGVQGQAGTQFWDQKMESEIAEGRLSGSSFDS; the protein is encoded by the exons ATGGCTTTTTCTCCGTCGTCTCCACCATGTCTCAGATCTCTATTGCCTTCCCCTCCACTCTTTCATCGCCAAAGTAGCTTCCTTGTTCCTCGCATACAGTCTCTAGCCTTCGGTAGCTTCCGGAAACATGAGCTGCTGAGGCGGAGCGCGCTCAGGGAATGGCGTGAATACGAAGATGCTGTGAAGAGAAAAGATCTTGCCGGGGCTCTTAGATTCCTCAAATCTATCGAAAATGATGACCAGCGTGATGCTAAGTTAAGCGGTTTGGCAGCTCTTGAATTGGAGAGGGATTGGCAGGTTTTAGATGCGTGTTTGAATGCAGATGATATGAGACTTGTTGGAAGTGCATTTAGGTTTCTCAAGGAGAGAGGTCTTTTGGCCAACTTCGGCAAATTCAGCAGTATTg TTTTGGAGGGAACAAGAGAGGTTACACCTACTGTCCTCAAGTCTGCAACTGGCTTGGAAG tGACTAAACTTTCACCAAAAAAGTGGGGACTTTCTGGTGCTTCTAGCATTGCTCTGGCTGCTTTTCTGGGTGGAGTCTCCTATCTCCTTTCTCAGGAGATTGATGTGCGGCCAAACCTTGCTGTCATCTTGGGTCTAGCTTATATGGATTCCGTTTTTCTTGGTGGTACTTGTTTAGTCCAAATATCATGCTACTGGCCGCCACATAAGCGTAGAATCATTGTTCACGAAGCGGGTCATCTTCTTGTTG CATATCTCATGGGCTGTCCAATCCGTGGTGTGATATTGGATCCGATTGTTGCAATGCGTATGGGGGTTCAAGGCCAG gctGGAACCCAATTCTGGGATCAAAAGATGGAGAGTGAGATTGCTGAGGGACGACTTAGCGGTAGCTCATTTGATAG CTGA